The Desulfuromonas sp. DNA window GCCGCCGCCGACGACGATCACCCGCTTCGGAGTCACCATGCCCTGGTTCAGGGCAACGGCCCGCAGATAATGAATGCCGCCCTCGGAGAAACCATCGTAACCCTGATCTTCACCCTCGACCCCCATCGGCTTCGACTTGAATGCGCCGGTACCGAGGAAGACTGCGTCATATTTTTCTTTCAGCTCACGCAACGACACATCGCGGCCGAGCTTGACACCATATTCGATCTCGACACCGAGGGCCTCGACGATTTCCGCTTCGCGGCGCAACAGATGACGCGGCATCCGGTAATCGGGAATACCGACTGCAACCGTGCCACCCGGCTCGTTGAGCATGTCGATGATCTTGACCTTGTGGCCCTCCAGGGCCAGGTAGTAGGCGCAGGTCAGGCCGGCCGGGCCGGCACCGACGACGCTCACGTTTTTGCCGGTTGGCGCTTTTGGAACCATCGGCGGCTGCTTGTGGTGCAGCCATTCGTGATCCGAAGCGACGCGCTTCATCACCATGATACTGACCGGCTCATCAACCAGAGCCCGGCGGCAGCCGGTTTCACACGGATGCGGGCAAACCCGGCCGCATACAGCGGGGATCGGCATATATTCGCGGATGGTCGCCAGCGATTCGTCGTGGCGGCGCTCCTTGATTTCTTCAATGTAGGTCGGAATATCGATATGGGCCGGGCAGCGGTCGATACAGGGTGCAGTCACCCGGTCCTTGTAGGCCTTGGCCGTTTTCGGTTTTTTCTCACCGTTGATATAAGCGAGGAAATCACTGCGGAAATGCTTGACCGCATCGAACACCGGAATGGCCGACGTCATGCAGAGCGTGCATTTACAGTTATCGAGAAGCGCCGATAGTGATTCGATCGTCTCGAGGTCCTGCTCGCGGCCCTCACCGTTGACGATGCGCGCCAGCGTATCCTGCAGCACCCGGGTGCCGCGCTTACCCGGCGAACACTTGGCGCAGCAATGCTTCTCCTGCACCCGCTTCATGTACTCGGCCGCCATGGCAACGACATCGGTCTCCTTGTCGAGCAGGATGATCCCATCCCAGCCCATGAAGGCACCGATTTTACCCTGGTCGAGATAATTCTCCGGCAGTTTCAGGTTGATCGAGGCCAGATCGGCTTCGCCGCCCTGACGATTATCGACGATTTCGCGTCCCCAACTGGAAAAAAAGACTTGTGACAAAACGACCTCCACGCAGACCACCCGCACCTGTCCGATGCGGACGGCGAAGTCCTTGAAAAAAGGGAAAGACCAAATATTTCTGTCTTTCCCCTATTCTTGTATACAGTATGCAGATTTCTATCATAAAGGGTTCAGGTAAATCAAGCGAAAATTTGTTCCGTTTAACGATCCTGAAACTGTTACCGGAATGCCCTCGGAAACGCCCTTTTCCCATCGTTTGAAAAGCTTGCCGGCGCCGAATCAGAGGAGCTCGGGAAAGGGCTCGACAATCCGCCAGTAAGCAAACTTCATCCCCCCTGATGCCTGCTCTTCCCAGGCGAGAGAGAACCGCTTTTTGCTCAAAGTCACCGAAGGGAGCTTGTAGTATTCAAGCAGGTAATGGACAACAACCTGGTCGTTGGGGGCATCGATGTCCAGCCGTGTCATCGTGAAGTTGGTCACTTTCAGGTCGTCAACATCATTGAAGCGCTCCAAAAAATCGGCTCGGAGCTCTTCGGAAAAATGAAGGGACGCGCCCTGGAAATCGAGCCAGCGGACACGGAGCATGAAGTCTTCATTTTTCTTGGTAAAATCATCCTTGTGATTCGGCATCATGCTGCAGGCGGAAAGCAGCACCAACAACAATACCAGTAACAATCGATATGTTTTCATCCGTTTGAACCCTTCCGTTGAAGTCCATCTTTTCATTGCAGACCCGCAAGATTCAGCTAGAATTACCTATAACAAAACCAGAACACCGGGAGACATCCATGAAAAAAATCGAGATCTACACCAAAGATTACTGCCCCTATTGCCATCGCGCCAAGGAACTTCTACGGACCAAGGAGGTCGAGTTCATCGAGTACGATGTAACCAACGACCTGAATCGCGAAAACGAGATGCGCGACCGCTGCAGCCAGAGAACGGTACCGCAAACCTTTGTTGACAATCAACACCTTGGTGGCTGTGATGATCTTTTCGACCTCGAGTCCGAAGGTAAGCTTGATAAAGCTCTCGGCCTTTAACCGTTTGTGATGCCGGTTTCCGGCCAGGAAGCGCCTCCGGGCATGACGTCGGATTTTCATGCTCCAGTCTTGCTGTTCCGTCTCGATGCAGTCTCACTCATTCATTCAGTCAGTATGCTCGAGAAACTGCCGAAGGATTTCGGCCGTCAGTCCCCATATTTCATGTTCATCGATGCTGTAGAAACAGACCGGGACCTGCCTTCCCTGGTGCGTCCAGTCTTCGACCCGGAAGATTGCCGGATCACGCAACCGGGCGAGCGGCACTTCGATCATCTCGGCCGTCTCCCGGGGATCAGGCTGAAAGGAGTACGGCGCCTCGAAACATCCGACATAGGGCACCACATGATAGCCGTGGATTGACTCAAAATCATCGAGACGGCCGAGCAGAGTGACATCCTTTGCCTTCAGCCCGATC harbors:
- a CDS encoding dihydropyrimidine dehydrogenase subunit A, which codes for MSQVFFSSWGREIVDNRQGGEADLASINLKLPENYLDQGKIGAFMGWDGIILLDKETDVVAMAAEYMKRVQEKHCCAKCSPGKRGTRVLQDTLARIVNGEGREQDLETIESLSALLDNCKCTLCMTSAIPVFDAVKHFRSDFLAYINGEKKPKTAKAYKDRVTAPCIDRCPAHIDIPTYIEEIKERRHDESLATIREYMPIPAVCGRVCPHPCETGCRRALVDEPVSIMVMKRVASDHEWLHHKQPPMVPKAPTGKNVSVVGAGPAGLTCAYYLALEGHKVKIIDMLNEPGGTVAVGIPDYRMPRHLLRREAEIVEALGVEIEYGVKLGRDVSLRELKEKYDAVFLGTGAFKSKPMGVEGEDQGYDGFSEGGIHYLRAVALNQGMVTPKRVIVVGGGNTAIDCVRVALREGAEESILVYRRTRKEMPAESYEVDDAEEENVKFEFLRNPTRLIVENNKVVGVEVIKMELGEPDDSGRRRPQEVPGSEYVIPCDMVIPAIGQDPDLSYLEDGDYGIEQTRWNSIVTRGGTMMTDNEGVFAGGDCEYGAMTVVLAVGHGRRAARVMHRYLMEGKSVLDDDDAMEDLFSNFGVFDKNENIGIAGGLHREHQPKIDGPERATNYEEIELAMPESQAVREAERCLRCYRVGMVAVS
- the grxC gene encoding glutaredoxin 3, yielding MKKIEIYTKDYCPYCHRAKELLRTKEVEFIEYDVTNDLNRENEMRDRCSQRTVPQTFVDNQHLGGCDDLFDLESEGKLDKALGL
- a CDS encoding CoA pyrophosphatase — its product is MTVGSMRPAAVLLPLFEREGEPHLVFIRRTEEVRHHQGEISFPGGAREAVDESLKATALREADEEIGLKAKDVTLLGRLDDFESIHGYHVVPYVGCFEAPYSFQPDPRETAEMIEVPLARLRDPAIFRVEDWTHQGRQVPVCFYSIDEHEIWGLTAEILRQFLEHTD